Proteins co-encoded in one Flavobacterium sp. M31R6 genomic window:
- a CDS encoding Pycsar system effector family protein, which produces MTLVNQVQDFVSNLLESKLSGVYTYHNLNHTTGVVNAVNRLCDEEKISLSDNEILLIAAWFHDTGYTNGCQNHEDSSAKIATHFLKEKGKTEKYIAKVSGLIKATAKEYVPQNLLEKIIKDADYYHVLNDDYIFECEGLRKEWENVEGKLLTDIEWAKENELFLSKIHQFYTPYAIEHWKPLKEKNIKRLRKKIKKMSEELPKGNKRKEKEEKPERGIDTLFRVTLGNHTRLSGIADSKANILLSVNAIIISIALSTLIPKLDSPKNVHLVVPTFIMLMSSVITIIFAILSTRPKVTKGVFTKKDIEDKKVNLLFFGNFYKMPLEDYKWAMNEMMKDREYLYNSMIKDLYYLGIVLEKKYRLLRIAYNIFMIGIVLSVIAFVVAFKTIGG; this is translated from the coding sequence ATGACTCTCGTAAATCAAGTTCAGGATTTTGTATCCAATTTACTGGAAAGTAAACTTTCAGGTGTTTATACGTACCATAATTTGAACCATACAACAGGTGTAGTTAACGCGGTGAACAGATTGTGTGATGAAGAAAAAATTTCTCTTTCAGATAATGAAATTTTACTGATAGCGGCTTGGTTTCATGATACGGGCTATACAAATGGTTGTCAAAATCATGAAGATTCGAGTGCCAAAATCGCAACTCATTTTTTAAAGGAAAAAGGAAAAACCGAGAAGTACATTGCTAAAGTTTCCGGTCTAATCAAAGCAACAGCAAAGGAGTATGTGCCTCAAAACCTTTTAGAAAAAATAATAAAGGATGCAGACTATTATCATGTTCTGAATGATGATTACATTTTTGAATGTGAAGGTTTAAGAAAAGAGTGGGAAAATGTAGAAGGCAAATTGTTAACAGATATAGAATGGGCAAAAGAAAATGAATTGTTTTTGTCAAAAATTCACCAGTTTTATACTCCTTATGCGATTGAACATTGGAAACCTTTAAAAGAAAAAAACATAAAACGACTTCGAAAAAAAATAAAAAAAATGAGTGAAGAATTGCCTAAAGGAAATAAACGAAAAGAGAAAGAAGAAAAACCGGAACGAGGCATTGATACTTTGTTTCGAGTTACTTTAGGTAATCATACCCGATTGAGTGGTATTGCCGACAGTAAGGCCAATATTTTACTTTCTGTAAATGCCATTATTATTTCTATCGCCCTTTCCACATTGATTCCAAAATTGGACAGCCCAAAAAATGTGCATTTAGTTGTTCCTACTTTTATTATGCTGATGTCTAGTGTAATTACCATTATTTTTGCCATCCTTTCGACCCGACCAAAAGTGACCAAAGGGGTTTTTACAAAAAAGGACATTGAAGACAAAAAAGTGAATCTTCTTTTCTTTGGTAATTTTTACAAAATGCCTTTGGAGGATTACAAATGGGCCATGAATGAGATGATGAAAGACAGGGAATATCTATACAATTCAATGATAAAAGATTTGTATTATTTAGGTATCGTTTTGGAAAAAAAATACCGATTATTGCGAATTGCCTATAATATTTTTATGATTGGAATTGTACTGTCCGTAATTGCTTTTGTAGTAGCTTTTAAAACAATTGGCGGTTAA